From a region of the Archocentrus centrarchus isolate MPI-CPG fArcCen1 chromosome 18, fArcCen1, whole genome shotgun sequence genome:
- the LOC115797486 gene encoding E3 ubiquitin-protein ligase TRIM39-like, whose product MSALSFLASLPEDHFLCSICLNVFSDPVTTPCGHNFCRTCLSQHWDNSELCHCPTCNKRFYVKPEFSTNTVIAEISVQIKKRKVETLENTGAPGQVKCDVCTDIKFKALKSCLVCLTSYCEAHLEPHQRVPSLMRHKLIEPVENLEERMCVKHERIMEVFCRDDQLCICQLCSETDHKDHETVPVEEEADQQRENIDSQRANIKLMIEERTEKIKEFTESSKLCTVKTDQVITDSNTLFNNLITQVQEMQAKLKSNIQTKLRKSQDKDKAIIQELHEEITELQRKHSELEELSQNEDHLWLLQTLKALSNIKTSKDWSNVKVYSDLCVQTVRRAMAHLVHTFKVELKSATNTELTTMRQYKESVTFDPLTAGEGLMVTEFGKRLKYSSMAASPSSSDDFWRFDCPMVLGMKGFTSGRHYWEVQVGLRNNWDVGVATESVNRIGRVVLKKENGFFAIGKRGFDYHVHCTAYTVLHLCPRPRIIGVYLDYAEGRVSFYDVNEKLHIYSFTGEFYIEKLFPYFYLHSKAKKSEPLIIKDSLYF is encoded by the exons atgtcagctttgagtttcCTTGCTTCATTGCCAGAGGATCATTTCCTCTGTTCGATCTGTCTGAACGTCTTCAGCGACCCGGTCACCACACCTTGTGGTCATAACTTCTGCAGGACGTGCCTCAGTCAGCACTGGGACAACAGTGAGTTATGCCACTGTCCAACATGCAATAAAAGATTCTACGTAAAGCCCGAATTCTCCACAAACACTGTCATCGCAGAGATTTCAGTCCAAATCAAGAAGAGGAAGGTGGAGACGCTTGAAAACACCGGTGCGCCGGGACAAGTGAAGTGTGACGTGTGCACGGATATAAAGTTCAAGGCCCTGAAGTCTTGCCTGGTGTGTCTGACATCGTACTGCGAAGCCCATCTGGAGCCACACCAGAGAGTTCCCTCTCTGATGAGACACAAGCTGATCGAGCCGGTGGAGAATCTGGAGGAGAGGATGTGTGTGAAACATGAGAGGATAATGGAGGTTTTCTGCAGAGATGATCAGCTGTGCATCTGTCAACTGTGCAGTGAGACAGACCACAAAGACCACGAGACAGTTCCTGTTGAAGAGGAGGCGGATCAGCAGAGA GAAAATATTGACTCCCAAAGGGCAAATATCAAACTGATGATTGAGGAGAGAACAGAAAAGATAAAGGAATTTACTGAGTCCTCCAAATTATGCACT GTAAAAACAGACCAAGTGATCACAGACAGCAATACGCTATTCAATAATCTAATAACTCAAGTACAAGAGATGCAGGCCAAACTGAAATCAAACATTCAAACCAAACTCAGAAAGTcacaagacaaagacaaagcCATAATTCAAGAGCTGCACGAGGAAATCACAgaactgcagaggaaacactCAGAGCTGGAGGAGCTCTCACAAAATGAGGACCACCTCTGGCTTCTACAG ACTCTGAAGGCTCTGAGCAATATTAAAACCTCCAAGGATTGGTCCAACGTCAAGGTTTACTCAGACTTGTGTGTGCAGACGGTGAGGAGAGCCATGGCTCATCTTGTGCACACTTTCAAAGTAGAACTGAAAAGTGCCACAAACACGG AATTGACCACAATGAGACAATATAAAG AATCAGTCACCTTTGACCCGCTCACTGCCGGCGAGGGCCTTATGGTGACTGAATTTGGGAAACGTCTGAAATACTCCAGCATGGCAGCTAGCCCCTCTTCATCTGACGACTTTTGGAGGTTTGACTGTCCCATGGTTTTGGGGATGAAGGGCTTCACCTCTGGCCGCCACTACTGGGAAGTCCAAGTGGGCCTGAGAAACAACTGGGATGTGGGTGTTGCCACGGAAAGTGTAAACAGAATAGGGAGGGTtgttctgaaaaaagaaaatggattttTTGCCATAGGGAAAAGGGGGTTTGATTATCATGTTCATTGCACAGCCTACACAGTTCTCCACCTTTGCCCTAGGCCGAGGATTATAGGAGTTTACCTGGACTATGCGGAAGGCAGGGTCTCGTTTTATGATGTGAATGAGAAGTTGCATATTTACTCTTTCACAGGGGAGTTTTACATAGAGAAACTCTTCCCATACTTTTATCTGCACAGTAAGGCAAAGAAATCTGAGCCTTTGATTATCAAGGATTCCCTTTATTTCTAA